In the Pantanalinema sp. genome, TTGATGAGGGTCGCGATCTCGCCGGTGGCCCGGGCCGAGCGCTCGGCGAGCTTGCGCACCTCGTCGGCGACCACGGCGAAGCCTCGGCCGGCCTCGCCGGCGCGGGCCGCCTCGATGGCGGCGTTGAGGGCCAGCAGGTTGGTCTGCTCGGCGATGTCGTCGATCACCTCGACGATGGCGCCGATCTCGCCCGAGCGCTTGCCCAGCCCCTCGATGGCCTGGACCACCTCGCCCATCACCTGGCTGACGTTGGTCATGCCCGAGACGGTCTTCTCGACGGCCTGCTGTCCCTCGCGGGCGGCCTCGTTGGCGTGGCTCGCGACCCGGTGGGTCTCCTCGATGTTGCGGGCGACCTGCTGGATGCTCGCGGCCATCTCCTCGATGGCCGCCGAGGTCTCGCCGACGGCCGAGCCGAGGTTGTCGGAGTTCCCGGCCACGTGGCGGATGCTCGCCATCATCTCCTCGATGGCGCTGGAGGTGTCGTCGACGCTCTGGGCGAGGGTCTGGGCGTTGCCCGCGACCTGCTGGATGCTGGCCGCCATCTCCTCCATGGAGCTCGAGGTCTCGTCGGCCGCCACCGCCTGGCTCTGGGAGGCGCGGCTCATCTCCTCGGCGCTCGCGCTGATCTCGCTGACGCCGGCCTCCACCACGTGGGCGCTGGTGCGGACAGCCCCGACCACCTGGCGCAGGCTCTCGACCATCCGCCGCAGGCCCGCGGCCATCTGGCCGATCTCGTCCGAGCTGCGGACCTCGATGTCCTGGCTGAGGTCACCGTGGGAGACGGCGTCGACGACCCGGACCATGCGATCGAGCGGGCGAAGCGCGCGGCGTAGCAGCCAGAAGACGAAGGCGCTCGTGAGGAGCCCGACCACCAGCGAGGCCGCGGCCATGGTGAGGACGAAGCCCCGGATCTGGGCATCCAGGCGGGCCTTGGAGAAGCCGACCCGGAAGGATCCCCAGTGCTTCCCTTCCACCGTGATGGGGCTCGAGATGTCCCAGGCCCACTCGCCGGTGTCGCGGTGGTAGAGCTGGACGAGGCCCTCGGGGTCGGTGTTGCGCGCGGCCTTGAGGCCGTTCTCGTCGTCGAAGCGCCGCTTGGAGCGCGCGGGGTTGTTGTGGGTCCCGATGTAGCCGTTGCGATCGGCCGCGGCGGCGAAGAGGATGTCGGGATCCTTCAGGAAGACGTCCTGGACCCGGGGCAGGGCCAGGTCGGTGAAAGCGACGAACCGCGTCCGGAACTTGGAGGTCTCGGCGCCTGCGATCGTCTCGTAGCGCTCGTCGAAGGCGTCCTCCGCCGTGAGTTTCTTGTCCCGGATGCCCGTCGTGAGCAGCTCGGCCACGATGGTTGCCCCCTGGCGGGCCATCCCCTTCCCCTTGAGCAGGAGGTTGTGCTCCATCTTCGAGGCGGCGGTCGTGATGAAGAACGCGCACAGCGCAGTCATCAGCACGCTCATTCCGAGCACCAGGAAGGCGGCAATCCTGAGGGACAGGTTGTTCTTGAGGTGGCGAATCATGTGCGTATCCCCATCTAGGCGTCGAAAGCCATCGAACGCTTGAACGACGGATCCATCATACGGGATCTCCAGAAAGCCTGTTGAGCGTGGATATTACGGAGCCTGCGGGGGGGCGATGAGCTATAATGGGGGCAGCACGCGCATGCCCGGGCCAGGCTCGGCTGTCACCAGGAGGCTGGATTGTCGCTCTCCCTGTCCGATGAGGTCCGGCGTCGCCGGACGTTCGCCATCATCTCCCACCCCGACGCGGGTAAGACCACCCTCACCGAGAAGCTCCTGCTGTACGGAGGCGCCATCCACATGGCGGGCTCGGTCAAGGCGCGCCGCGCCCAGCGCCACGCCACCTCGGACTGGATGGAGCTCGAGCGGCAGCGCGGCATCTCGATCACCTCGAGCGTCATGCAGTTCCCGTACGAGGGCCTCGAGGTCAACCTGCTCGACACCCCGGGCCACGAGGACTTCTCCGAGGACACCTACCGGACCCTGACGGCCGTGGACTCCGCGGTCATGCTGATCGACGCGGCCAAGGGCGTCGAGGCGCAGACCAAGAAGCTGTTCCAGGTCTGCCGCCTGCGCGAGATCCCCATCTTCACGTTCATCAATAAGCTCGATCGCTTCGGCCGCGATCCCCTGGACCTGATGGACGAGCTGGAGAAGGTGCTCGGCATCCGCTCGTGTCCCATGAACTGGCCCATCGGCATGGGCTCGGACTTCAAGGGCGTCTTCGTGCGCGCCACCCGCAAGATCCACCTCTTCAAGGCCACCGACCACGGCCAGCGCCAGGGCACCTCCGACGTGATCGCCCTGGACGATCCGGCCCTGCCCGAGATCCTGGGCGCGGCGCTCCATGCCCAGCTGCTCGAGGACATCGAGATGCTCGAGATCGCAGGCGATCCGTTCGACCTGGAGCGGGTGCTGGCCGGGCAGCTGAGCCCGCTGTTCTTCGGCTCGGCCATGACCAACTTCGGCGTGCAGATCTTCCTGGACGACTTCGTGAAGATCGCCCCCTCACCGGTGCCCCGCGAGACCAGCGACGGGCCCGTGGCGCCCGACCTGGAGCGCTTCAGCGGCTTCATCTTCAAGATCCAGGCCAACATGAACCCCGCCCACCGCGACTGCATGGCCTTCATGCGGGTCTGCTCGGGCAAGTTCACCCGGGGCATGACGGTCAAGCACGCGCGGACCAACCGCGACATGCGCCTGGCCAACAGTCACCAGCTGCTGGCGCAGGACCGGGCGGTGGTCGAGGAGGCCTATCCCGGCGACATCGTGGCGCTGTTCGACTCCGGCAACTTCCGGATCGGCGACACCCTGTGCGAGGGCAAGGCCTTCGAGTACCGGGGGATCCCGCGCTTCATGCCCGAGCACTTCGCCCAGGTGCGCCTCAAGGACCCCTCGAAGCGCAAGCAGCTCAAGAAGGGCCTCGACCAGCTCGCCGGGGAGGGTGCGGTCCAGGTCTTCTACCGGCCCCAGGTCGGCGACCAGGAGGCCATCCTCGGCGCGGTGGGCGTGCTCCAGTTCGAGGTCATGCAGCACCGCCTCAAGGCGGAGTACGGGGTCGACATCATCCTCGATCGCATGGGGGTCGAGCTGGCGCGCTGGGTGACGAACCCGGACTTCGACTACCGGACGATCAAGGACGCGGTGTGCGTGGTCGATCGCGACGAGCAGCCGGTACTCCTCTTCCGCGACCAGTGGATGATGCGCTTCGTGCAGGAGCGAAACCCGAACCTGGTCCTCACGGAGATCAGCTAGCCAAGAAATCGCCCCCCTCGAAGTGAGGGGGGCGATTCTCTTACACCGTCAAGAGGCGCAGGGTGTGGCTCTTGGGGTCCCAGCCCAGGGCCGAGCGGCCCTCGAGGATGGCGCGCAGCCGCTCGCCCAAGAGCGAGCCGCGCCAGCCTTCCAGGAAGGACAGGCTGAGCGACTCGCCCCGGCGGTAGGCCTCGGCGAGGCGCTGCAGGTCGCCGTTGGTCGCGAGCAGGGAGGCTGCGATCCCGGACTCGGCCGCGACCGTGTGGGTGACGGCCTGCAAGAGGTCCGCCAAAGCGAGGGTCGCCTCGTCGGGCGGGGGCGAGGGGGGCTCGGCCAGGGGGTACTCGGCGCGCGGGCGCGCGAGGGCGCGGGTGACCAGGTCCACCAGCTCGTCGCCGTAGCGGTCCAGGTCGCGGGGCTGGATGCCGCGCAGGTTGCGAAGCTGCTGCGCGCGCTTGGGCGAGCGGCGGGCGATCTCGACCAGCATCTCGTCCTTGAGGATGGAGCCGCGGGGCCTGTCGCGGCGCTGCGCCTCGCTCTCGCGCCACATGGCGAGCTCGCGCAGCACGCACAGGCCGCTCGAGTCCAGAGCACCCTTGCCGCGCACGCGGGTGTAGAGGGTCTCGGGGTTCTCGCGGGCCTGCTGCTGGGCGGCGACCGCCGACACGAGCTTCGTGCACTCCTGCTCGGCCCACTCCAGGCGGCCCGCCTGGCTCAGGGCGGCCTTCACCCGGTCGTAGACCGCCAGCAGGTGTCGCACGTCGTCCAGGGCGTAGGTGAGCTGGGCCTCGGTCAGGGGGCGCAGGGACCAGTCGGTCATGCTCTCGCCCTTGGGAAGCTTGATCTTGAGGACCGCCTCGACCAGCGCCCCGTAGCCCGGCTTGGCGCCGTAGCCGACCAGACCCGCGGCGAGCTGGGTGTCGAACATGGAGGGCATCAGCTCGCCGGTCAGGGCGCTGAGGACCTCGAGGTCCTGCTCGGCGGCGTGGAAGACCTTGAGGATGGCCGGATCGCGCAGCAGCGCGACGAAGGGGTCGCTGTCCATCCGGCCGAGCCTGCCGTAGTCGATGGCGGCGACCACGCCGTCGCGGCTGGCCACCTGGACGAGCTCCAGGCGCGGCGCGTAGCTGCGCTCGCGGATGAACTCGGTGTCGAGGGCGAGCACGTCGCAGCCCCGCAGGTCGTCGCAGAGGGCGGCGAGGCCGTGCGGGGTGTCGATGAAGCGGATCTCGGAGTTGGGTACCATCTCAAAGCCTTCCTAGTAGAGGGATCAGTCCATGAACCCACGCCGCAAATGCCCGTGTCAAGGCCGCTCGGGGGATGGCGGACAAACGCATCGAACTTATGTTTAAATGAACCCATGCGAGTTGAAACCGAGATCGATTCCAGCCTCCTCGACCTGCTGCGCCGCCACTGGGGCTACGACAGCTTCCTGCCCAACCAGGCCGAGGCCGTCCGGAGCGTCATGGAGCGGCGCGACTGCCTCGTCATCCTGCCCACGGGCGGCGGCAAGTCCATGTGCTACCAGCTGCCGGCGCTCGCGCTCGACGGCATGGCGGTGGTCGTCTCGCCCCTCCTGGCCCTCATGAAGGACCAGGTGGACGCGCTCCTGTCCAACGGGATCGCGGCCGCCACCCTCAACAGCAGCCTCTCGGCCGACGAGAAGCGCCGCACCTACCAGGCGATCCGAGAGGGAGCGATCAAGCTGCTCTACCTCTCGCCCGAGCGCCTCGCAGCCCCCGACGTCCACGATCTGCTCAAGAGCACGCCCATCAGCTTCTTCGCCGTGGACGAGGCGCACTGCGTCAGCCAGTGGGGCCACGAGTTCCGCCCCGACTACCGCAACCTCGCGAGGCTCCGCGAGTGGTTCCCCGAGGTGGGGATCCACGCCTACACCGCCACCGCGACCGAGGCGGTGCGCGAGGACGTGGTGCGGGCGCTCGGCATGAACGACGCCCTGACGCTGGTGGGCAGCTTCGATCGGCCCAACCTCCTCTACCGGGCCGAGTACCGCAAGGACATGCTCGCCCAGGTGCGCGCCGTGCTCGATCGCCACGCCGGCGAGGCCGGGGTCATCTACTGCATCCGCCGCGCCGACGTGGAGAGCCTGTGCGAGACGCTGCAGGGCCTCGGCTACAAGGCCCTGCCCTATCACGCGGGGCTTTCCACCGAGACCCGTCGCCACAACCAGGAGGCCTTCTCGACCGAGCGGGTGGATCTGATCGTGGCGACCGTCGCCTTCGGCATGGGGATCGATCGCTCCAACGTGCGCTTCGTCATCCACACGGGCATGCCCAAGGCCATCGAGAACTACCAGCAGGAGGCGGGCCGCGCGGGCCGCGATCGCCTCGAGGCCGAGTGCGTGCTCCTGTACGGGGCCGCCGACCCCATGGCCTGGCGCACCATCCAGGGCGAGCCTCGCAGCGACTACGACCGGCTCGCGCTCGACAAGATCAACGAGATGTACCGCTTCTGCCGGACGCTCACCTGCCGCCACCGCTTCCTGGTGGGCTACTTCGGCCAGGAGTTCGAGGGCGACAACTGCGGGGCGTGCGACGTCTGCCTCGGCGAGCACGCCGTGCTTCCCGACTCGCTGGTGGTCGCCCAGAAGATCCTCTCGTGCGTGGCCCGGGTCAAGGAGCGCTTCGGCGCCCGCTACGTGGCCGAGGTCCTCAAGGGCTCGAAGACCGCCAAGGTCCTCCAGAACGGCCACGACCAGCTCACGACCTACGGCCTCTTGGCCGAGTACCAGCTCACGGACATCGGCGACTGGATCGATCAGCTGACCGGGCTCGACTTTCTCGTGCGCGAGGGCGAGTTCCACACCCTGCGCCTGACGGCCGGGGGCTGGGCCCTGCTCAAGGGTGAGGCGAGCGTGCAGCTCACCCTGCCGCGCCAGGTCGAGCGCAAGGCGCCCGCCCGGCGCTCGGGGGCCGAGGGGGTCGCCCTCTCGCCGCAGGAGGAGAGCCTGTTCCAGGAGCTCAGGACGTGGCGGCGCGCGATCGCCCAGGAGCGCGGCGTGCCGCCCTACCTCATCCTCGGGGATGCGACCCTCAAGGAGCTCGCGCACCACCGGCCCGGATCGAGCCTCGCCCTGCGCGGCATCAAGGGCATCGGCGAGGCCAAGGCGCGGGACCTGGGCGATCGCCTCCTCGAGATCATCGCCCACCAGGCCCAGGCCCTCGGGCTGAGCCCCGCTGTCGAGGCGCCCTTGGTCTCGCTGCCCAGGGCCTCGGTGCCTGCCCCCGAGCCCGCCGCGGAGCGTCCCGGCCGCCCCAACCCCCAGCGCGAGGCGGCCTTCGAGGCCTTCCGGGCGGGATCGACGGTGGACGAGGTGGTCTCGCGCACGGGGCGCGCCGCGAGCACCGTCGAGGGCTACTTGCTCGAGTTCGTCCAGGATGAGAACGTCACGCGCCCCGAGCCCTGGCTCAGCCGGGCGACTTACGCCCGGGTGGTCGAGGCGGCGGCTCGTCTTCAGGCCGAGCGCCTCAAGCCCATCTACGAGGACCTGGGCGAGCGGGTCTCCTACGGGGACATTCGCCTGGCTCTCGCCATCCGGGCGAACCAGGCGCACGCAGGTGATGCCTGATTCCTGAGCCGAGGGCCCACCAAAAAAACCGGCCCCCCTTGGGGAGCCGGTTTTTTTGCTACGAGCGGGTGCGCGGGCTGTCCGCCACGTCGATCAGGTAAAGCAGGTTGTCCTTCCACTGCTTCCAGTCGGTGTCGACCTGGGAGTAGGGCGGGTTGAAGCGCGGATCCTGGAGCTCGGCGGCGAAGGCCAGGATGCCGTGGGCGTTGTACTGCCAGGTGGCCATGTCCGCGTAGGTCGGGTAGATGGTGCGGTTGATGGTGCCGTAGCGGTAGCCAAGGGGCTTGGCGATGCGATCGCCGATCTTGCGGAAGGTCGCTTCGTCCTTGGTGGGCGTGCTGGTGTTGCCGGGCGGCCAGAGGAACATGCCGCCGTAGCAGTGGATGTCCAGCGAGACGGTGAACTTCTCGCGGGCGCACAGGTCGCGGATCGCCTGCGACTCGGGCTCCGAGAAGGGGGCGCTGCCGCGGAAGTCGTCGGCCGACGAATCGGAGTTGCCCTGCTCGAAGTGGTCGTCGGCGTTGCGGTTGGTGTCCACCCCGCGGGTGCCGTCTCCGTTGTTGCGGGCGTTCTTGCGCCACATGGCGCTGCCGCCCTCGACCATGGTGCGGCCGTCCGGGTTCAGCACCGGCACGATCCAGATGTCGCGGGTGTCCACCAGCTTGGTGATGGCCGCGTCCTTGCCGTACTGCTCGGTCAAGAGGTGGAGGAGGCGCATGTTGAGTTCGACCGGGGGCAGCTCACGGGCGTGCTGGCCCGAGGTGATGAGCAGCGCGGGCTGGGTGCCCTGGGGCTGGGAAGTGACGTGGACGGCGGTGAGGGGGCGGTCCTGGAGCGATTTGCCGATGGTCTCGAGGCGCACGATCGAGGGGTACGCCGCCGCCACCTGCTTGACGTCGCTCATCACGTCTTCGACCGACTTGTAGCCTGTGGGCATCCCCACGCCCCGGATGCTGGGGGCCTGGATCACCTCGTAGCGGATGCCGAGGCGCTTGAGGGCCTCTTCGCCCTTGGCCGAGGCCAGGGCGTCGACCGTGCCCGCCGCGCGGTCCACGTTCTCGAAGAGGTCCACCCCGGCACGCGAGGCCGCCGTGAGCTCCGAGACGTCACGGAAGTGGATCCGAACCTGGCTACGCGGGGCCTGGCTCTCGGCGGCGCGCTGGGCGTTGCTGCGCTCGGCGTCGTTGTTGCCGAGCTGGAGGGCGCTGCTGCAGCCGGCGAGTGCCGCCAGGCTGAGCGTGAGACCGAGGAGCGCTGAGAAGCGTTTCATGTTCTTCCGCACGTTGACCTTTCCGATTTAAATCGAGGTTAAAGGATAATCTAATCTTAACACGAGCGTCCCGGCGAGGGCTACTTGCCGAAGACGGCCCCGATGGCGTCCACGGCCCCGTGGCCGTAAGCGTCATCCTTGCCCGGGGCGCCGAGGTCCCGGGCCGTCTTGTAGAGCTGCTGCTTGATCTGCTCCGGGGTCCAGTCCGGGTGGCGGGCGGCGATCAGGGCCGCCACGCCCGAAACGTAGGGGGCGGCGAAGGAGGTACCGCTGTGGTAGCCGTAGCCGCCGCCGAACCAGGCGAGAGCCTTGGTGCCGGGGGCGGCGAGATCGACGGCGGGCCCTCGGCTCGAGTCCTCGGCGAGCTTGGCTGCGCCCTGGGTGTCGTCGAGGTTCGAGACCGCGACCACCCGGGGATCGCTGGCGGGGAAGAGGACCGTGTCGGGTAGCTGGTCGCCCTCGTTGCCCGCGGCGACCACCACCAGGCTTCCCTTCGCCTCGGCGTAGGCGATCGCCTCGCTCACGGCCTTGATGGCCTCGGCGTGGGCCTTGGGGTCCGAGGGGGAGAGCTCCCACTGCAGCTTGGGGTCGAGGAAGTTGGAGCCGATGCTGACGTTGATGATCCGAGCACCGTGGTCGGCCGCGTAGCGGATGCCGTCGGCGAGCTGAGGCAGGAACTTGTCGTCATCCCAGTCCTGGATCTTGATGGGCAGGATCTTGACGCCCTTGGCCACGCTGTCGGCAGTGTCCGAGCCCGCGATGAGCGAGGCGACGGCGGTGCCGTGCCCCTCCTCGTCGTCCGCGGTGTCGGTCCCCTTGGTGCCGGTGTTGTAGCCTTCGAGCAGCCTTCCTTCGAGGATGCGGCTCTTGGGGGCCACCCCCGAGTCGATGACGGCGACCGTCACGCGGAACTGGTCGAGCTCGCTGAAGCCGTCGTCGGTGTAGAGGACGGTGTTCTTCTTGCCGCCTACCGTGACGCGATCGGCCAGGCTGAGCGCCTGCTCCGCGCCCAGGTGGGCGATCTTGCTCTCGGTGCGCAGCGCGCCCTTGAAGTAGGAGAGGGTGGCGCCGTCGCTCGTGATCACGCTCGGCATCTTGTCCTTGGCGGCCTGCGCCTTGAGGGCGGCGAGGTTCGCCTCGTTGTCCAGCATGCGCCTGGCGGGCTTGAGCTCGAGCGCGGGCGCGGCGCTTGCCGGCCGGGCCTGGCGGGCCGTGAGCTTCAGGGCGTCCTGGGCGAGAGAAAGCCTTTGCTGCGTTGCGGGCTTGGCCTGGGAAGGACGCTGGGTCGGGGCCGTGGCGGGGGCCTTGGCCACCCGGGTGTCTGCGCGCATGCGAATCTCCTTGGACGCTCTCTCGACGATCCGATAGCATCCTTATCGCCTCATCGAGGCCGCAGATTCTTATACGCGCACCAAGAAAAAATTAAATTGTATGGTTGGCCGGTGTGCGCCGCTCATTCTTCCTCGGTCCATTCGAGTAGCTTACGGCGCAGATCGTCCTTGCTCGGGAGAAACAACCGATACTCGCGCGCATGGATGTTTGCCCCCTCGGGGAGGGTGATTTCGACGAGCGCGTCGTGCTTCTTTTTGCAAAGGATGATGCCGATCGTCGGTCCTTCTTCGGGCAGCTTGACGTGCCGGTCGTAGTAGTTGACGTACATCTGCATCTGGCCGAGGTCCTGGTGGGTGAGCTTCCCGATCTTCAGGTCCACGAGGACGAAGCAGCGCATGAGGCGATTGTAGAACACGAGGTCGACGTAGAAGTGCTCGTCGTCGAAGGTGAAGCGTCGCTGGCGCCCCTCAAACAGGAAGCCCTTGCCGAGTTCCAGGAGGAAGTGCTCCAGCTTGTCGATGATGCCGGATTCGAGCTCGGACTCCGAGTAGCTCGGGCGCTGATCCAGCCCGAGGAACTCCAGCACGTAGGGCTCTTTGAGCAGATCGGTCGGCTTGGCGACGACCTGACCCTCGATCGAGAGCGCGCGAACTGCGTCCTTGTCGCGCGACAGCGCGAGCCGCTCGTAGAGGCTCGTATCGTACTGGCGGCGCAGTTCGCGCAGCGACCAGCCTTGATTCGTGGCCTCGATCTCGTAGAAATCACGTTCCGCGGGGTCGCCGATCCCGATGAGGAAGGCGTAGTGCGACCAGCCCAGGGTAAACGGGCGATGCATCGTGGGCGAGTATTCTGTAGACGGTGTCTGGGAAACCCCAGCAACACCAATGCTCTCCGAAATCCCAGACACTGTCTGGGATTTCGGAGAGCGATCCTGGTAGGCAACGTAAAACCGCCGGAACAGCCTCAGATTCTCGACCGAATAGCCCCGCCCGAACTCCGCTACCAAAGCCTTGGAAAGCGAAGGAAGCACACCCCGGCCATACTCGGCCCGCTCCTCCCCGCCCTGCTCATGCAGAACGATCCGCCGACCGATCTCGAAGTTGGTGAGCACCGCCAGTGCGTTGACCTGGCGCGCGGCGCTGGTGCGAGCGGCCTGGAGCAGTGCGCGGATCTCGGCGACGAGGGACGAGGCGTCGGGTAGGCTCATGCGGCGCCTCAGAGCGTCTCGAGCTTGCGGGTCATGCGGCGGTGGGGGATGTCCGCGTCCATGAAGATCGGGCCCTCGGCGACGAAGCCGAGCTTCTCGTAGAGGGGCATGGCCTCGAGCTGGCTGTCGAGCACGGCCTCGGTGAAGCCCTCGCGCCGCGCGTACTCCATCAGGAGCCTGACCAGCTTGCTTGCGATCCCCTTGCCGCGGTGAGGCTTCAGGGTGGCGACCCGGCCGATCTTGACCCGGCTGGCGTCGAGGGAGATGAGCCGGGCGGTCGCGACCGGCGTGTCGTCCTCGCTCGCGAGCACGTGCCATGCGATCCCGTCGTAGTCGTCGATCTCGAGATCGAGCGGGACGCCCTGCTCATGGACGAAGACGGCCTCGCGGATGCGCAGCGCGTCGCGGACCTGGGGATCGGTGCCGGCGAAGAGGTCGAGGCTCAGCATGGGGCTACCGGCTCAGCTTCTCTTCGATCCCGAGCAGGGCCTGGCCTGCGGGCGAGCTCTGGAGGACGTTGGCCAGGATCGAGAGGTTGTTGGAGAAGATCAGGACGCCGACGGCGACGAGCAGGAGGCCGCTTGCGATCTCGACCTTGCGCATGTGCTGCTTGATGCGGTTGAACAGCGAGAAGAAGGCGTTGATGGCCAGGGCCGTCGCGAAGAAGGG is a window encoding:
- a CDS encoding PDDEXK nuclease domain-containing protein: MSLPDASSLVAEIRALLQAARTSAARQVNALAVLTNFEIGRRIVLHEQGGEERAEYGRGVLPSLSKALVAEFGRGYSVENLRLFRRFYVAYQDRSPKSQTVSGISESIGVAGVSQTPSTEYSPTMHRPFTLGWSHYAFLIGIGDPAERDFYEIEATNQGWSLRELRRQYDTSLYERLALSRDKDAVRALSIEGQVVAKPTDLLKEPYVLEFLGLDQRPSYSESELESGIIDKLEHFLLELGKGFLFEGRQRRFTFDDEHFYVDLVFYNRLMRCFVLVDLKIGKLTHQDLGQMQMYVNYYDRHVKLPEEGPTIGIILCKKKHDALVEITLPEGANIHAREYRLFLPSKDDLRRKLLEWTEEE
- the rnd gene encoding ribonuclease D, with protein sequence MVPNSEIRFIDTPHGLAALCDDLRGCDVLALDTEFIRERSYAPRLELVQVASRDGVVAAIDYGRLGRMDSDPFVALLRDPAILKVFHAAEQDLEVLSALTGELMPSMFDTQLAAGLVGYGAKPGYGALVEAVLKIKLPKGESMTDWSLRPLTEAQLTYALDDVRHLLAVYDRVKAALSQAGRLEWAEQECTKLVSAVAAQQQARENPETLYTRVRGKGALDSSGLCVLRELAMWRESEAQRRDRPRGSILKDEMLVEIARRSPKRAQQLRNLRGIQPRDLDRYGDELVDLVTRALARPRAEYPLAEPPSPPPDEATLALADLLQAVTHTVAAESGIAASLLATNGDLQRLAEAYRRGESLSLSFLEGWRGSLLGERLRAILEGRSALGWDPKSHTLRLLTV
- a CDS encoding GNAT family N-acetyltransferase, whose product is MLSLDLFAGTDPQVRDALRIREAVFVHEQGVPLDLEIDDYDGIAWHVLASEDDTPVATARLISLDASRVKIGRVATLKPHRGKGIASKLVRLLMEYARREGFTEAVLDSQLEAMPLYEKLGFVAEGPIFMDADIPHRRMTRKLETL
- a CDS encoding peptide chain release factor 3, which produces MSLSLSDEVRRRRTFAIISHPDAGKTTLTEKLLLYGGAIHMAGSVKARRAQRHATSDWMELERQRGISITSSVMQFPYEGLEVNLLDTPGHEDFSEDTYRTLTAVDSAVMLIDAAKGVEAQTKKLFQVCRLREIPIFTFINKLDRFGRDPLDLMDELEKVLGIRSCPMNWPIGMGSDFKGVFVRATRKIHLFKATDHGQRQGTSDVIALDDPALPEILGAALHAQLLEDIEMLEIAGDPFDLERVLAGQLSPLFFGSAMTNFGVQIFLDDFVKIAPSPVPRETSDGPVAPDLERFSGFIFKIQANMNPAHRDCMAFMRVCSGKFTRGMTVKHARTNRDMRLANSHQLLAQDRAVVEEAYPGDIVALFDSGNFRIGDTLCEGKAFEYRGIPRFMPEHFAQVRLKDPSKRKQLKKGLDQLAGEGAVQVFYRPQVGDQEAILGAVGVLQFEVMQHRLKAEYGVDIILDRMGVELARWVTNPDFDYRTIKDAVCVVDRDEQPVLLFRDQWMMRFVQERNPNLVLTEIS
- the recQ gene encoding DNA helicase RecQ; protein product: MRVETEIDSSLLDLLRRHWGYDSFLPNQAEAVRSVMERRDCLVILPTGGGKSMCYQLPALALDGMAVVVSPLLALMKDQVDALLSNGIAAATLNSSLSADEKRRTYQAIREGAIKLLYLSPERLAAPDVHDLLKSTPISFFAVDEAHCVSQWGHEFRPDYRNLARLREWFPEVGIHAYTATATEAVREDVVRALGMNDALTLVGSFDRPNLLYRAEYRKDMLAQVRAVLDRHAGEAGVIYCIRRADVESLCETLQGLGYKALPYHAGLSTETRRHNQEAFSTERVDLIVATVAFGMGIDRSNVRFVIHTGMPKAIENYQQEAGRAGRDRLEAECVLLYGAADPMAWRTIQGEPRSDYDRLALDKINEMYRFCRTLTCRHRFLVGYFGQEFEGDNCGACDVCLGEHAVLPDSLVVAQKILSCVARVKERFGARYVAEVLKGSKTAKVLQNGHDQLTTYGLLAEYQLTDIGDWIDQLTGLDFLVREGEFHTLRLTAGGWALLKGEASVQLTLPRQVERKAPARRSGAEGVALSPQEESLFQELRTWRRAIAQERGVPPYLILGDATLKELAHHRPGSSLALRGIKGIGEAKARDLGDRLLEIIAHQAQALGLSPAVEAPLVSLPRASVPAPEPAAERPGRPNPQREAAFEAFRAGSTVDEVVSRTGRAASTVEGYLLEFVQDENVTRPEPWLSRATYARVVEAAARLQAERLKPIYEDLGERVSYGDIRLALAIRANQAHAGDA
- a CDS encoding S8 family serine peptidase gives rise to the protein MRADTRVAKAPATAPTQRPSQAKPATQQRLSLAQDALKLTARQARPASAAPALELKPARRMLDNEANLAALKAQAAKDKMPSVITSDGATLSYFKGALRTESKIAHLGAEQALSLADRVTVGGKKNTVLYTDDGFSELDQFRVTVAVIDSGVAPKSRILEGRLLEGYNTGTKGTDTADDEEGHGTAVASLIAGSDTADSVAKGVKILPIKIQDWDDDKFLPQLADGIRYAADHGARIINVSIGSNFLDPKLQWELSPSDPKAHAEAIKAVSEAIAYAEAKGSLVVVAAGNEGDQLPDTVLFPASDPRVVAVSNLDDTQGAAKLAEDSSRGPAVDLAAPGTKALAWFGGGYGYHSGTSFAAPYVSGVAALIAARHPDWTPEQIKQQLYKTARDLGAPGKDDAYGHGAVDAIGAVFGK
- a CDS encoding methyl-accepting chemotaxis protein, whose amino-acid sequence is MIRHLKNNLSLRIAAFLVLGMSVLMTALCAFFITTAASKMEHNLLLKGKGMARQGATIVAELLTTGIRDKKLTAEDAFDERYETIAGAETSKFRTRFVAFTDLALPRVQDVFLKDPDILFAAAADRNGYIGTHNNPARSKRRFDDENGLKAARNTDPEGLVQLYHRDTGEWAWDISSPITVEGKHWGSFRVGFSKARLDAQIRGFVLTMAAASLVVGLLTSAFVFWLLRRALRPLDRMVRVVDAVSHGDLSQDIEVRSSDEIGQMAAGLRRMVESLRQVVGAVRTSAHVVEAGVSEISASAEEMSRASQSQAVAADETSSSMEEMAASIQQVAGNAQTLAQSVDDTSSAIEEMMASIRHVAGNSDNLGSAVGETSAAIEEMAASIQQVARNIEETHRVASHANEAAREGQQAVEKTVSGMTNVSQVMGEVVQAIEGLGKRSGEIGAIVEVIDDIAEQTNLLALNAAIEAARAGEAGRGFAVVADEVRKLAERSARATGEIATLIKGIQRETTLAIESSDRGEKVIREGVDLAQAAGQSLSAIVGSVERAGELMAQIAQAAQEQAHAAEQITGAVANMSHLTQQVTSATREEAVGTEQIARATDVMNRMTHQVSEATAEQKKGGERIVLAAENVSRASTEAAEATRLIAQASGGLQLQASALLDAIAFFKLDAAHEAEARVPAAGATVPMLKA
- a CDS encoding M14 family metallopeptidase codes for the protein MKRFSALLGLTLSLAALAGCSSALQLGNNDAERSNAQRAAESQAPRSQVRIHFRDVSELTAASRAGVDLFENVDRAAGTVDALASAKGEEALKRLGIRYEVIQAPSIRGVGMPTGYKSVEDVMSDVKQVAAAYPSIVRLETIGKSLQDRPLTAVHVTSQPQGTQPALLITSGQHARELPPVELNMRLLHLLTEQYGKDAAITKLVDTRDIWIVPVLNPDGRTMVEGGSAMWRKNARNNGDGTRGVDTNRNADDHFEQGNSDSSADDFRGSAPFSEPESQAIRDLCAREKFTVSLDIHCYGGMFLWPPGNTSTPTKDEATFRKIGDRIAKPLGYRYGTINRTIYPTYADMATWQYNAHGILAFAAELQDPRFNPPYSQVDTDWKQWKDNLLYLIDVADSPRTRS